Proteins from one Candidatus Anoxymicrobium japonicum genomic window:
- a CDS encoding NADH-quinone oxidoreductase subunit NuoE gives MTEKCACRNRFADINDTRPIEKIIEKYGHEEGALIPILQEAQDAYGYLDEKIMRELALRAGCQLSRLYGVATFFAQFRFNPIGEHLIKVCHGTACHVAGAPQITGEICNQLGIKEGDTTPDNKFTLESVMCIGACALSPIMVVGDDTHGKLKSTGIKKILKKYADGSSAGKEE, from the coding sequence ATGACAGAAAAGTGTGCATGCCGCAACAGGTTCGCGGACATAAACGACACAAGGCCCATAGAGAAGATAATCGAGAAATACGGCCACGAGGAGGGCGCGCTGATCCCTATTCTCCAGGAAGCCCAGGACGCCTACGGCTACCTTGACGAAAAGATCATGCGCGAACTGGCTCTGCGAGCCGGTTGCCAGTTGAGCCGGCTATACGGCGTAGCCACCTTTTTCGCGCAGTTCCGGTTCAATCCCATCGGCGAGCATCTTATAAAGGTCTGCCACGGCACCGCCTGCCACGTTGCCGGCGCACCCCAGATCACAGGCGAGATATGCAACCAGCTGGGCATCAAGGAAGGCGACACAACGCCGGACAACAAGTTCACGCTCGAGTCGGTCATGTGCATCGGCGCCTGCGCCCTGTCGCCCATCATGGTTGTCGGCGACGACACGCACGGCAAGCTCAAGTCTACCGGCATCAAGAAGATACTGAAGAAATACGCCGACGGTTCCAGCGCCGGGAAAGAGGAATGA